Below is a genomic region from Methanosphaera sp. ISO3-F5.
ACTATAATTATATTTTGTAATTCCAGAATTACCAAATATATTTTTAAATGATAGAATATAATAATAGAATATAGGTGTAGTTATGAAGAATGAGGATATTTGTCCAGTAGTTGATACATTAGAATTTTTTAATAGAAAATGGATTTTATGTATACTTATGGACATGTTCAGGGGAAATAAACATTTTTCAGAGTTTCAGGAATCAAATCCGTCCTTAAATAATTTTACTCTTGCTCAAACATTGAAATACAGGGAACAGAATGATTTAATCATTAAAATTCAAGATGAAAATAATAGATTAAATACTGAATATCTATTAACATCAAAGGGTAAAAAAGTGAATAAAATATTATATGAAATGACATTATTTTCACTGGAAGAATTAGAGTGTAGTAAATTAAGTTCTGATAAAAAAGAAGAAATATTAAAAGAGTATAAAGAATCACTCGGCATTAATTAAAGTTTCCAATTTATTTCTTCTATATTGTTTTCTTTTAAGAAATTGTTTGCTAGTTTGAAATGATTACATCCCATAAATCCTCTTCTTGCAGAAAAAGGGCTTGGATGGGATGTGATAAGTACTAAATGATTCGGATTTGAGAGTAATTCTTTTTTTTTCTCTGCTTGTTTTCCCCATAACATGAATACGATGGGTTGTTCTTGTTTATTTATTTCTTTAATAACATTATCTGTGAATTTTTGCCATCCACATTTGCTATGTGAGTTTGCATTTGATTTTTCTACTGTTAACACGGTATTTAATAAGAACACTCCCTGTTTTGCCCATTTTTCTAGACAACCATTATCTGGTATTTCATACCCATATTCGTCCCTAATTTCTTTGAAAATGTTTGATAATGATCTTGGTATTGGTTTTCCTACAGGAGTTGAAAATGATAAACCATGTGCTTGTCCAGGTTCGTGATATGGATCTTGACCTAATATCACTACTTTTATTTTAGATAATGGTGTGAACCTAAATGCGTTGAAAATATCATCATATGGTGGGTAAATTGTTTTTGTTTCATATTCTTTTTCAACAAATGCTTCTATTTTCTGGAAATATAAGTGTTTATATTGTTTTTCTAGAAATTTATCCCAGTCATTATTTAGTTTTTTATTTAACATTTTTCATCACTTTTCTGTTACAATTTTTCCAGTCATATGGTCTATTTCTAATTCTAGTACTAATGCATGGTCAAATGCTGCGTCCATTTCCATCTTAGTATATTCTTTTGATGGGAAATATTTATCTCCCAATATGGTTAATTTTTCATATTTCTCCTTTTCATCTTCGATTATACGTATTTTACCAAAGACTATTACACTCTTGAATATATAGTACCATTCATTTTCTACTTTTTCGCCTTCATTTATTACACTGAATGATACTTTGTCATGTTTTTTTATGGAATCTACTTTATGTCCTTCCATTGCTGAGTGAAATATTATTTTTTTATCATGATATACATAGTTCATTGGTAGTGTGTAGGGATATTCATTTTCTCCACTTACTGCCAGAAAACCTCTTTGTTGATTTTCTAGAATTTGTATGCATTCCTTGTTGGATAGTTCTTGTTTGTTTCTTCTCATCTTTCTGAACATGGTACCAATACCTTTTAGTTTATATTTCTAGTAGTTGATTTATGTCATCTATTATTTTTATTGGATATTCGTCTTCGTATGTTTCTTTGTTTCCTTGTCCCCATGTTACTATTACTGCATCTATATCCACGTTCTTGGCTGTTTGTATGTCTTCTTGTTTGTCTCCTATGTATAGTATTTCTTCTTTGTTGTATGAAACATCATTTAATATTCTGTTTATTACCACTGGTTGTGGTTTAAATCCTCCATCTGGAGTGTATCCTGTTATGTGTG
It encodes:
- a CDS encoding helix-turn-helix domain-containing protein is translated as MKNEDICPVVDTLEFFNRKWILCILMDMFRGNKHFSEFQESNPSLNNFTLAQTLKYREQNDLIIKIQDENNRLNTEYLLTSKGKKVNKILYEMTLFSLEELECSKLSSDKKEEILKEYKESLGIN
- the ung gene encoding uracil-DNA glycosylase, with the protein product MLNKKLNNDWDKFLEKQYKHLYFQKIEAFVEKEYETKTIYPPYDDIFNAFRFTPLSKIKVVILGQDPYHEPGQAHGLSFSTPVGKPIPRSLSNIFKEIRDEYGYEIPDNGCLEKWAKQGVFLLNTVLTVEKSNANSHSKCGWQKFTDNVIKEINKQEQPIVFMLWGKQAEKKKELLSNPNHLVLITSHPSPFSARRGFMGCNHFKLANNFLKENNIEEINWKL
- a CDS encoding pyridoxamine 5'-phosphate oxidase family protein, producing the protein MFRKMRRNKQELSNKECIQILENQQRGFLAVSGENEYPYTLPMNYVYHDKKIIFHSAMEGHKVDSIKKHDKVSFSVINEGEKVENEWYYIFKSVIVFGKIRIIEDEKEKYEKLTILGDKYFPSKEYTKMEMDAAFDHALVLELEIDHMTGKIVTEK